One part of the Neodiprion virginianus isolate iyNeoVirg1 chromosome 3, iyNeoVirg1.1, whole genome shotgun sequence genome encodes these proteins:
- the LOC124300332 gene encoding uncharacterized protein F21D5.5 isoform X1, which produces MDSGACFSATTKISAVLCCLIKMSVPPQSCYIFSDDKSLPPIYLADETPTFVGRSVATQITDVKCSKQQVWLYASYADYKVFVKQVGSHSSGFNGFKTQKNVKFIAKHGDCLEMLYNKYKYRIEFNPPPDEKAESGSLKKRIYVSSSDGEEDGVNPSKSAKAKKFKILDENIDPDMQTPEDHVEDNVPANGSRECNQTEDLECQENSKPTEQELWEDIDKALLIYTSKGVVARSKIAAYDMDGTLIKTQSGHVFPKDHNDWQLIFSEVPGKLKKLHKEGYKIVIFTNQGSLSLGKWKPSDFKVKIERIVQKIGVPIQVFIATGKSIYRKPLTGMWDSLVNHKNEGVTVDKGSSFFVGDAAGRKKDWGPKKKKDHSSADRLLALNLGLKFQTPEEHFLGHKPAPWELPKFDPMKLTENTDVTDPPTAKLKSEKQEVIIMVGSPGSGKSHFAKLHLPTYRRINRDTLGSWQKCISALEQALSEGKSAVVDNTNPDPTVRQKYINVAKARGIPVRCFLMGTELEHTKHNNKFRQLTDSLHDTISDAIIHAYIDTKSQVIWRCIRFVKLLLLLILRFCTNFDLMNDEHYRKNFKPPTMDEGYTEIVKINFVPKFKNEKDKKLYQMYLLEK; this is translated from the exons ATGGATTCTGGCGCGTGTTTCTCGGCTACAACGAAAATCTCCGCGGTTCTCTGTTGTTTAATTAAGATGAGCGTGCCTCCGCAAAGTTGTTACATTTTCAGCGACGACAAATCGCTGCCGCCGATCTATCTTGCTGACGAAACGCCAACTTTCGTCGGGAGAAGCGTCGCCACCCAAATAACTGACGTTAAGTGCTCCAAGCAGCAAG TATGGCTTTATGCAAGCTATGCGGATTACAAAGTATTTGTCAAACAAGTCGGCTCTCACTCGTCCGGCTTTAACGGCTTCAAAACGCAGAAGAATGTGAAATTTATCGCCAAACACGGAGACTGTTTGGAAATGCTTTACAATAAGTACAAATACCGTATAGAATTCAATCCGCCGCCGGACGAGAAGGCCGAGAGCGGCAGTCTCAAGAAGAGAATTTACGTATCTAGTTCCGATGGTGAAGAGGATGGGGTGAATCCGAGTAAATCAGCAAAAGctaagaaattcaaaatcctAGATGAGAATATCGACCCAGATATGCAAACTCCTGAAGATCATGTAGAAGATAACGTGCCAGCTAACGGCAGCAGAGAATGCAACCAAACGGAGGATTTGGAATGTCAGGAAAATTCAAAGCCGACAGAGCAAGAACTTTGGGAAGACATTGATAAGGCTTTACTAATATATACAAGCAAGGGTGTCGTAGCACGATCCAAA ATAGCAGCCTATGATATGGATGGTACCTTAATAAAGACGCAGTCAGGGCATGTTTTTCCCAAAGATCATAACGATTGGCAATTAATTTTCTCTGAGGTGCctggaaaattgaagaaattgcACAAGGAAGGGTATAAAatagtaatatttacaaatcaGGGATCACTTAGTCTTGGAAAGTGGAAACCCAGTGatttcaaagtaaaaattgaaaggatTGTCCAAAAAATTGGAGTTCCGATACAG GTGTTCATAGCTACTGGAAAAAGTATATACAGAAAACCGTTGACCGGGATGTGGGATTCGCTGGTTAACCAT aaaaacgAAGGAGTAACTGTGGATAAAGGTTCCTCTTTTTTTGTTGGCGATGCAGctggaagaaagaaagattgggggccaaaaaaaaagaaagatcaTTCGAGTGCTGATCGATTATTAGCTTTGAATTTgggtttaaaatttcaaacaccaGAGGAACATTTTTTGGGACATAAGCCAGCGCCGTGGGAACTACCTAAATTTGATCCCATGAAATTGACCGAAAATACAGATGTAACAGACCCTCCTACGGCTAAGCTTAAATCAGAAAAGCAGGAG GTGATAATTATGGTCGGCAGCCCTGGTTCAGGTAAATCACACTTTGCTAAATTACACTTGCCTACTTACCGTCGGATAAACCGAGACACCTTGGGCAGTTGGCAAAAGTGTATTTCAGCATTGGAACAAGCACTATCCGAGGGGAAGAGTGCCGTTGTAGATAACACTAACCCAGATCCAACTGTCAGGCAGAAATATATCAATGTTGCCAAGGCACGGGGGATTCCGGTGAGATGTTTCTTAATGGGGACGGAACTCGAGCATACAAAACATAACAACAAG TTTCGGCAGCTCACAGACAGCTTACATGACACGATAAGCGACGCAATAATCCACGCGTACAT TGACACAAAGTCGCAAGTAATATGGCGCTGTATCAGATTTGTGAAGCTACTGCTACTGTTGATCTTACGATTCTGCACGAACTTCGACCTCATGAATGATGAACATTACAGAAAGAATTTTAAGCCGCCAACGATGGACGAAGGCTATACCGAAATCGTCAAGATCAACTTTGTGCCAAAgtttaaaaacgaaaaagacaAGAAGCTTTACCAAATGTACCTGCTGGAAAAGTGA
- the LOC124300332 gene encoding uncharacterized protein F21D5.5 isoform X2: MDSGACFSATTKISAVLCCLIKMSVPPQSCYIFSDDKSLPPIYLADETPTFVGRSVATQITDVKCSKQQVWLYASYADYKVFVKQVGSHSSGFNGFKTQKNVKFIAKHGDCLEMLYNKYKYRIEFNPPPDEKAESGSLKKRIYVSSSDGEEDGVNPSKSAKAKKFKILDENIDPDMQTPEDHVEDNVPANGSRECNQTEDLECQENSKPTEQELWEDIDKALLIYTSKGVVARSKIAAYDMDGTLIKTQSGHVFPKDHNDWQLIFSEVPGKLKKLHKEGYKIVIFTNQGSLSLGKWKPSDFKVKIERIVQKIGVPIQVFIATGKSIYRKPLTGMWDSLVNHKNEGVTVDKGSSFFVGDAAGRKKDWGPKKKKDHSSADRLLALNLGLKFQTPEEHFLGHKPAPWELPKFDPMKLTENTDVTDPPTAKLKSEKQEVIIMVGSPGSGKSHFAKLHLPTYRRINRDTLGSWQKCISALEQALSEGKSAVVDNTNPDPTVRQKYINVAKARGIPVRCFLMGTELEHTKHNNKFRQLTDSLHDTISDAIIHAYIKNFKPPTMDEGYTEIVKINFVPKFKNEKDKKLYQMYLLEK; the protein is encoded by the exons ATGGATTCTGGCGCGTGTTTCTCGGCTACAACGAAAATCTCCGCGGTTCTCTGTTGTTTAATTAAGATGAGCGTGCCTCCGCAAAGTTGTTACATTTTCAGCGACGACAAATCGCTGCCGCCGATCTATCTTGCTGACGAAACGCCAACTTTCGTCGGGAGAAGCGTCGCCACCCAAATAACTGACGTTAAGTGCTCCAAGCAGCAAG TATGGCTTTATGCAAGCTATGCGGATTACAAAGTATTTGTCAAACAAGTCGGCTCTCACTCGTCCGGCTTTAACGGCTTCAAAACGCAGAAGAATGTGAAATTTATCGCCAAACACGGAGACTGTTTGGAAATGCTTTACAATAAGTACAAATACCGTATAGAATTCAATCCGCCGCCGGACGAGAAGGCCGAGAGCGGCAGTCTCAAGAAGAGAATTTACGTATCTAGTTCCGATGGTGAAGAGGATGGGGTGAATCCGAGTAAATCAGCAAAAGctaagaaattcaaaatcctAGATGAGAATATCGACCCAGATATGCAAACTCCTGAAGATCATGTAGAAGATAACGTGCCAGCTAACGGCAGCAGAGAATGCAACCAAACGGAGGATTTGGAATGTCAGGAAAATTCAAAGCCGACAGAGCAAGAACTTTGGGAAGACATTGATAAGGCTTTACTAATATATACAAGCAAGGGTGTCGTAGCACGATCCAAA ATAGCAGCCTATGATATGGATGGTACCTTAATAAAGACGCAGTCAGGGCATGTTTTTCCCAAAGATCATAACGATTGGCAATTAATTTTCTCTGAGGTGCctggaaaattgaagaaattgcACAAGGAAGGGTATAAAatagtaatatttacaaatcaGGGATCACTTAGTCTTGGAAAGTGGAAACCCAGTGatttcaaagtaaaaattgaaaggatTGTCCAAAAAATTGGAGTTCCGATACAG GTGTTCATAGCTACTGGAAAAAGTATATACAGAAAACCGTTGACCGGGATGTGGGATTCGCTGGTTAACCAT aaaaacgAAGGAGTAACTGTGGATAAAGGTTCCTCTTTTTTTGTTGGCGATGCAGctggaagaaagaaagattgggggccaaaaaaaaagaaagatcaTTCGAGTGCTGATCGATTATTAGCTTTGAATTTgggtttaaaatttcaaacaccaGAGGAACATTTTTTGGGACATAAGCCAGCGCCGTGGGAACTACCTAAATTTGATCCCATGAAATTGACCGAAAATACAGATGTAACAGACCCTCCTACGGCTAAGCTTAAATCAGAAAAGCAGGAG GTGATAATTATGGTCGGCAGCCCTGGTTCAGGTAAATCACACTTTGCTAAATTACACTTGCCTACTTACCGTCGGATAAACCGAGACACCTTGGGCAGTTGGCAAAAGTGTATTTCAGCATTGGAACAAGCACTATCCGAGGGGAAGAGTGCCGTTGTAGATAACACTAACCCAGATCCAACTGTCAGGCAGAAATATATCAATGTTGCCAAGGCACGGGGGATTCCGGTGAGATGTTTCTTAATGGGGACGGAACTCGAGCATACAAAACATAACAACAAG TTTCGGCAGCTCACAGACAGCTTACATGACACGATAAGCGACGCAATAATCCACGCGTACAT AAAGAATTTTAAGCCGCCAACGATGGACGAAGGCTATACCGAAATCGTCAAGATCAACTTTGTGCCAAAgtttaaaaacgaaaaagacaAGAAGCTTTACCAAATGTACCTGCTGGAAAAGTGA